The following are from one region of the Thiocapsa rosea genome:
- the hemL gene encoding glutamate-1-semialdehyde 2,1-aminomutase, translated as MSRSHDLFQAAQRHIPGGVNSPVRAFRGVGGDPVFFDSASGAYAIDADGKRYVDYVGSWGPMILGHAHPQVIAAVQERIQKGLSFGAPTELETTMADRVCELVPSMDMVRMVSSGTEATMSALRLARGYTGRDKVIKFEGCYHGHVDSLLVKAGSGALTLGEPSSPGVPAALAELTITLAYNDLEQVRETFAEIGSEIACIIVEPVAGNMNCIPPVPGFLEGLREICDQYGTVLIFDEVMTGFRVSRGGAQELFGVTPDLTALGKVIGGGMPVGAFGGKREIMSRISPLGPVYQAGTLSGNPIAMAAGLKTLELLSEPGFYDRLSATTAQLLAGLQARADAAGIPFSTNQAGGMFGLFFTGEKVTNYEQATTCNQDQFKTFFHAMLERGVYLAPSAFEAGFVSMAHGEAEIQATLDAAEESFALIAR; from the coding sequence ATGAGCCGATCCCATGATCTCTTCCAAGCCGCGCAGCGCCATATCCCCGGCGGCGTGAACTCGCCGGTGCGCGCGTTTCGCGGCGTCGGCGGCGATCCGGTCTTCTTCGACAGCGCCTCCGGGGCCTACGCGATCGACGCCGACGGCAAGCGCTATGTCGACTATGTCGGCTCCTGGGGCCCCATGATCCTCGGACACGCCCATCCGCAGGTCATTGCGGCCGTGCAGGAGCGCATCCAGAAGGGCCTCTCCTTCGGCGCCCCGACCGAGCTCGAGACGACCATGGCCGACCGGGTCTGCGAGCTGGTTCCGAGCATGGACATGGTGCGCATGGTCAGCTCCGGCACCGAGGCGACCATGAGCGCCCTGCGTCTGGCTCGCGGCTACACGGGTCGCGACAAGGTGATCAAGTTCGAGGGCTGCTACCACGGCCATGTCGACTCGCTGCTGGTCAAGGCCGGCTCCGGGGCACTGACCCTCGGCGAGCCGAGCTCCCCCGGCGTGCCCGCGGCCTTGGCCGAGCTGACCATTACCCTGGCCTACAACGACCTGGAACAGGTGCGCGAGACCTTCGCCGAGATCGGCAGCGAGATCGCCTGCATCATCGTCGAGCCGGTCGCCGGCAATATGAACTGCATCCCGCCCGTGCCGGGATTCCTCGAAGGGCTGCGTGAGATCTGCGACCAATACGGCACCGTGCTCATCTTCGACGAGGTCATGACCGGTTTCCGTGTCTCGCGCGGCGGCGCCCAGGAACTGTTCGGCGTCACCCCGGATCTGACCGCGCTCGGCAAGGTCATCGGCGGCGGCATGCCGGTCGGCGCCTTCGGCGGCAAGCGCGAGATCATGTCCCGCATCTCCCCGCTCGGACCCGTCTATCAAGCCGGCACGCTCTCGGGCAACCCGATCGCGATGGCCGCCGGCCTCAAGACGCTGGAGCTGCTCAGCGAGCCCGGCTTCTACGACCGCCTGAGCGCCACCACGGCGCAGCTCCTCGCCGGTCTGCAGGCACGCGCCGATGCCGCGGGGATCCCCTTCAGCACCAACCAAGCCGGCGGGATGTTCGGACTCTTCTTCACCGGCGAGAAGGTCACCAATTACGAGCAGGCGACGACCTGCAATCAGGATCAGTTCAAGACCTTCTTCCATGCCATGTTGGAGCGCGGGGTCTATTTGGCGCCTTCGGCCTTCGAGGCCGGCTTTGTCTCGATGGCGCATGGCGAGGCCGAGATTCAGGCGACGCTGGATGCGGCCGAGGAGAGTTTTGCCCTGATCGCCCGCTAA
- a CDS encoding rubredoxin, with translation MKTYMCVICGLIYDEAEGWPDDDIPPGTRWEDVPLNWKCPECGAGKDDFEMVEV, from the coding sequence ATGAAGACCTACATGTGTGTGATTTGCGGCTTGATCTACGACGAGGCCGAGGGTTGGCCCGACGACGATATCCCGCCCGGGACGCGGTGGGAGGACGTTCCGCTCAACTGGAAGTGTCCCGAGTGCGGTGCCGGGAAGGACGACTTCGAGATGGTCGAGGTCTGA
- a CDS encoding FtsW/RodA/SpoVE family cell cycle protein, producing the protein MSRANGPIDIADAWDLRAPERALLAWCVVCIALGFVMLWGSTHVGGGVIDGLDLLPLGLYALSLLTLHLLLVAARFRGDQLILVAVAFLSGFGMLAQYRMGSFETEGTISLNLLLFPIGLILMGAIAIVLMRGRYQMLAQGHWIWVWAVLSLGLLAVLLMFGQRFRGGVYAAGLVTPSEILKVTIVLFVAGFVARNAKSLGAWGKGLPLPPWRALLPLAGFWLVLAGLLVVQRDLGLFIILSIAMLTMLFVGTGRAGYLFFGGIGAVALAGAVLKVLPHGERRVTAWLEPFRDPTGGSWQILQGLSGMYSGGLWGEGFGRGSPQYTPIAQSDFIYSVIGEELGFAGCTIVIVFFLILFGRSLLVASRARDADGRLVGIGLVTVLATQTFLNIGGVTKFVPLTGLPLPFISHGGSSLITGFIAVGILLAISDGQPAAPPRNRMSTQTKGVPGKGARRSRGSAAE; encoded by the coding sequence GTGAGTCGGGCGAACGGACCGATCGACATCGCGGACGCCTGGGATCTACGCGCGCCCGAGCGCGCGCTCTTGGCCTGGTGCGTCGTCTGTATCGCGCTTGGATTCGTCATGCTCTGGGGCTCGACGCACGTCGGCGGCGGCGTGATCGACGGACTCGACCTCCTGCCGCTCGGGCTCTACGCCCTTTCGCTGCTGACGCTGCATCTGCTCCTGGTGGCGGCTCGATTCAGGGGTGACCAGCTTATCCTAGTCGCCGTCGCCTTTCTGTCTGGATTCGGGATGCTTGCCCAATACCGGATGGGGTCCTTCGAAACCGAGGGAACGATCTCGCTCAATCTGCTCCTCTTTCCGATTGGACTGATCTTGATGGGAGCAATCGCTATCGTCCTCATGCGCGGTCGTTATCAGATGCTCGCGCAGGGGCATTGGATCTGGGTCTGGGCCGTGCTCTCGCTCGGGCTTCTGGCCGTCTTGCTGATGTTCGGCCAGCGCTTTCGCGGCGGCGTCTATGCTGCCGGTCTGGTCACGCCGAGCGAGATCCTAAAGGTGACGATCGTGCTTTTCGTAGCGGGCTTTGTCGCGCGCAACGCGAAATCCCTCGGCGCATGGGGAAAGGGTTTGCCGCTGCCGCCATGGCGTGCCTTGCTGCCGCTTGCCGGTTTCTGGTTGGTGCTGGCCGGCCTTTTGGTCGTCCAACGCGATCTCGGGCTCTTCATCATTCTGAGCATCGCCATGCTGACGATGCTCTTCGTCGGAACGGGGCGCGCGGGCTATCTGTTTTTCGGTGGAATCGGCGCAGTCGCACTCGCCGGAGCTGTCTTAAAGGTTCTGCCCCACGGCGAACGCCGCGTGACCGCTTGGCTCGAGCCCTTCCGTGACCCCACGGGAGGAAGCTGGCAGATCCTACAGGGATTGTCGGGAATGTACTCCGGGGGACTCTGGGGAGAAGGATTCGGGCGCGGAAGCCCGCAATATACCCCTATTGCCCAATCCGACTTCATCTATTCGGTGATTGGCGAGGAATTGGGGTTCGCGGGATGCACGATCGTGATCGTCTTCTTCCTGATCTTGTTCGGCCGGAGCCTCCTGGTCGCATCCCGAGCACGTGACGCCGATGGGCGCTTGGTCGGTATCGGACTCGTGACCGTCCTCGCAACCCAGACCTTCCTCAATATCGGAGGCGTCACCAAGTTCGTACCACTCACCGGCCTACCCTTGCCCTTCATCAGTCACGGCGGAAGTAGTCTGATCACTGGATTCATCGCGGTAGGCATACTCCTCGCCATCTCCGACGGCCAACCCGCAGCGCCGCCGAGGAATCGGATGTCTACGCAGACAAAAGGGGTTCCGGGGAAAGGGGCTCGGAGGAGTCGAGGGTCTGCGGCAGAGTGA
- a CDS encoding DUF6776 family protein: MPESLRRLSYRLLAGGFYAVLLAAALWAGFELGQERVTSIVQPELVALDRERLDLIAQRDVLRDELAAALRERVISERSGQIERETARALTDQLKEAQEARLDLSRELSYLKRLVQDGQRGAIRVHDLRIVSAGTPKTFRYAFTLTQVVPGFSESTGHIRFEIEGRNPSGAATLSLEDLPSAAPRALPIALEYLQSLSGTFELPGDFEPTGLLIGVEPSDDRLIPTSESFPWAPTIEAPSPSGSPEEALSKRT, from the coding sequence ATGCCTGAGTCATTGCGGCGCCTCTCCTATCGGCTGCTGGCGGGCGGTTTCTATGCCGTTCTCTTGGCTGCGGCGCTTTGGGCAGGGTTCGAGCTTGGCCAGGAGCGTGTGACGTCGATCGTGCAGCCGGAGTTGGTTGCGCTCGATAGGGAGCGCCTTGACTTGATTGCGCAGCGCGATGTGCTGCGAGACGAGCTGGCAGCCGCGCTGCGCGAACGGGTGATTTCCGAGCGCAGTGGCCAAATCGAGCGGGAGACGGCGCGCGCGCTGACCGATCAACTCAAGGAAGCGCAAGAGGCCCGCTTGGATTTGAGTCGGGAGCTTTCGTATCTGAAGCGGCTGGTCCAGGACGGCCAGCGCGGTGCAATTCGGGTTCATGACCTGCGCATCGTCTCCGCAGGGACCCCCAAGACGTTTCGCTATGCCTTCACGCTGACCCAGGTCGTGCCGGGATTCTCGGAGTCCACCGGGCACATTCGATTCGAGATCGAAGGGCGGAACCCAAGCGGTGCGGCGACGCTGTCGCTCGAGGACCTCCCGAGCGCAGCGCCGCGAGCCCTTCCGATCGCGCTCGAATATCTCCAAAGTCTGTCGGGGACCTTCGAGCTCCCCGGCGATTTCGAGCCGACCGGTCTTCTGATCGGGGTCGAGCCGTCCGACGACCGCTTGATACCGACGTCGGAATCCTTCCCCTGGGCACCGACGATCGAGGCGCCGTCGCCAAGCGGCTCGCCCGAGGAGGCGTTGTCTAAAAGGACTTGA
- the tyrS gene encoding tyrosine--tRNA ligase, translating into MEQLERSLALIKRGTDEILLEEALRRKLALGRPLRIKAGFDPTAPDLHLGHTVLLNKLRQLQDLGHEILFLIGDFTGLIGDPTGKSATRKPLSREQIQENAKTYQDQVFRILDPERTRVVFNSQWLEPLGAAGLVQLAARHTVARMLERDDFAKRYKSGQPIAIHEFLYPLIQGYDSVALQADVELGGTDQKFNLLVGRQLQEAYGQEPQVVITLPILEGLDGVQKMSKSLGNYIGITDAPEEMFGKIMSVSDELMWRYFELLSTRDLTEIQAWRDAVGEGANPRDIKFELGLELVARFHDAAKARGALEGFVARFQRGALPEEIPEQELPAGEGGVLPVANLLKAAGLVGSTSEAIRLIGQGAVRIDGERIEDARLSCAAGSQHVYQVGKRRIARIRLTAG; encoded by the coding sequence ATGGAGCAACTCGAACGCTCGCTCGCGCTGATCAAACGCGGGACCGACGAAATCCTTCTCGAAGAGGCGCTACGCCGCAAGCTCGCACTGGGGCGTCCCTTACGGATCAAAGCAGGTTTCGATCCCACCGCCCCCGACTTGCACCTCGGACACACCGTCCTGCTCAACAAGCTGCGTCAGCTCCAAGATCTCGGGCATGAGATCCTCTTCTTGATCGGCGACTTTACGGGGCTGATCGGTGATCCGACGGGTAAGAGCGCGACGCGCAAACCGCTCTCCCGCGAGCAGATTCAGGAGAACGCGAAGACCTACCAGGATCAGGTCTTCCGGATCCTCGATCCCGAGAGAACGCGCGTCGTCTTCAACTCGCAGTGGCTCGAGCCGCTCGGCGCCGCCGGTCTGGTGCAGCTTGCAGCCCGGCATACGGTCGCCCGGATGCTCGAACGCGACGATTTCGCCAAGCGCTACAAGTCCGGACAGCCGATCGCGATCCACGAGTTTCTGTATCCGCTGATCCAGGGCTACGACTCCGTCGCGCTGCAGGCAGACGTCGAGCTGGGCGGGACCGATCAGAAGTTCAATCTTTTGGTCGGGCGCCAGCTTCAGGAGGCATACGGGCAGGAACCGCAGGTCGTCATCACCTTGCCGATCCTCGAGGGGCTGGACGGCGTTCAGAAGATGTCGAAGTCTCTCGGCAACTACATCGGCATCACGGATGCGCCGGAGGAGATGTTCGGAAAGATCATGTCGGTGTCCGATGAGCTTATGTGGCGCTATTTCGAACTCCTCAGTACGCGCGACCTCACCGAAATCCAGGCCTGGCGAGACGCGGTGGGCGAGGGCGCGAATCCGCGCGACATCAAGTTCGAGCTTGGCCTCGAGCTCGTCGCGCGATTCCATGACGCCGCGAAGGCGCGTGGCGCGCTCGAAGGCTTCGTGGCGCGCTTCCAGCGCGGTGCCTTGCCCGAGGAGATCCCGGAGCAAGAGTTGCCTGCCGGAGAAGGCGGCGTGCTGCCGGTTGCTAATCTATTGAAGGCCGCGGGCCTCGTCGGCAGCACCTCCGAGGCGATCCGCCTGATCGGCCAAGGGGCCGTGCGCATCGACGGCGAGCGGATCGAAGACGCGCGACTGTCCTGTGCGGCGGGCAGTCAGCATGTCTACCAGGTCGGCAAGCGTCGCATTGCGCGGATCAGACTGACTGCGGGTTGA
- a CDS encoding DUF5063 domain-containing protein, with the protein MSGLEGLEVAGLARRYCDLIEASTDEHRRRWLWDVASLLPRLQAAISSVSAPVSGVFPMSAVDLDARFELFWRLRRRLADRDGYWLEFDRASEGADGMTGSLADDLTDIYCELKSGLGLYACHPERALRGWAYGFDRHWGQHLVDAERHLALLAAQGRLDL; encoded by the coding sequence GTGAGCGGACTCGAGGGCCTTGAGGTTGCCGGGCTCGCCAGGCGGTATTGCGATCTCATCGAGGCGTCTACGGACGAGCACCGTCGGCGTTGGCTGTGGGATGTCGCGAGCCTTCTGCCGCGTCTGCAGGCAGCCATCTCCTCGGTGTCGGCCCCGGTTTCGGGCGTTTTTCCGATGAGCGCGGTGGATCTGGATGCGCGCTTCGAGCTGTTCTGGCGCCTGCGTCGGCGGCTCGCCGATCGCGACGGTTATTGGCTGGAGTTCGATCGGGCCAGCGAGGGCGCCGACGGGATGACCGGGAGCTTGGCGGACGATCTGACCGACATCTATTGCGAGCTGAAATCCGGACTCGGGCTCTATGCATGTCACCCCGAGCGCGCCTTGAGGGGCTGGGCCTACGGGTTCGATCGTCACTGGGGCCAACATCTCGTCGATGCCGAGCGCCACCTCGCCCTGCTCGCCGCGCAAGGTCGGCTCGACCTTTGA
- the menC gene encoding o-succinylbenzoate synthase, translated as MDHLRIDRLRIRPYDLPLRRDWHSARGGFQRRRGWLVCAETDGAVGFGDCAPIPAAGTEDHESAKSALSAAQACASGRSVGEFLQILDDRFAVTPAARFALECALLDLLSQVEGVPLRRLLARDASNEVPVNGILGALATLTAADLQQAAEAGFRVVKIKVGVEDSTSEIARLTALARFVPTGMRLRLDANGAWDDDEACRILDGLSELPIESLEEPLRIPDPSRLRALQERAGFPLARDESLAGRAADVDLGGLGVRRIVIKPAVVGGLRSALDLSRRAATAGVEVVVTSVVESAAGLWPTAQLAAATGSRLPHGLATADWLAEDLGVPPRLNGAYLLLSDQPGSGFKPHADPPPNPE; from the coding sequence ATGGATCATCTGCGGATCGATCGACTTCGGATCCGTCCGTATGATCTTCCGCTGCGTCGCGACTGGCACAGTGCGCGCGGCGGATTTCAACGACGACGCGGCTGGCTGGTCTGCGCGGAGACGGATGGGGCGGTCGGTTTCGGAGATTGTGCGCCGATTCCGGCGGCGGGAACGGAGGATCACGAATCGGCGAAATCCGCATTGTCGGCTGCCCAAGCCTGCGCGTCGGGCAGATCGGTGGGGGAGTTCCTGCAGATTCTGGACGATCGATTCGCCGTGACGCCGGCCGCGCGCTTCGCGCTCGAATGCGCCTTGCTCGACCTCCTGAGCCAAGTAGAAGGGGTTCCCCTGCGCCGGTTGCTGGCCCGCGATGCTTCAAACGAGGTTCCGGTCAACGGGATCCTCGGCGCACTCGCGACCCTGACGGCGGCTGATCTTCAACAGGCGGCAGAGGCGGGTTTCAGAGTGGTGAAGATTAAGGTGGGCGTCGAGGATTCGACCTCGGAGATCGCCCGACTGACGGCGCTTGCTCGCTTCGTGCCAACCGGCATGCGCCTTCGGCTCGATGCCAACGGGGCTTGGGACGATGACGAGGCGTGCCGCATCCTCGATGGGCTCTCGGAGCTACCGATCGAATCGCTGGAGGAACCGCTGCGCATCCCCGACCCGAGCCGCCTTCGCGCGCTTCAGGAGCGAGCAGGCTTTCCGCTGGCCCGGGACGAAAGCCTGGCGGGTCGGGCTGCCGATGTGGATCTCGGCGGGCTGGGTGTGAGGCGCATCGTCATCAAGCCCGCTGTTGTCGGCGGGCTTCGATCCGCGCTCGACCTATCGCGACGTGCCGCCACTGCCGGCGTCGAGGTCGTGGTCACCAGTGTCGTCGAGAGCGCGGCCGGACTCTGGCCGACCGCTCAACTGGCCGCGGCCACGGGCAGTAGGCTCCCCCACGGACTCGCCACCGCGGACTGGCTGGCCGAGGATCTCGGGGTCCCGCCGCGCTTGAACGGCGCATATCTATTGCTCTCCGACCAACCTGGCTCCGGATTCAAACCGCATGCGGACCCGCCACCGAACCCTGAGTAA
- the argC gene encoding N-acetyl-gamma-glutamyl-phosphate reductase has protein sequence MVRVGIVGGTGYTGAELLRILARHPAAELAVITSRSEAGIRVAEMFPHLRGRLDLEFTVPDDGALAECDLVFFATPNGTAMKAVPDLLGRGVRVVDLAADFRLKDPGLWETWYGMPHACPELLAEAVYGLPELNRDDLRGARLVANPGCYPTAVTLGFLPLLAAGVVDPTWLIADAKSGVSGAGRKATTGLLMAEVGESFKAYSVTGHRHAPEIRQNLERFSGAELNLTFVPHLVPMIRGIEATLYARLTRPDVDLDDLFSTYYANEPFVDPMPGGAHPDTRSVRGANLCRMAATRQGDSGVVVVQSVIDNLVKGAAGQAVQNMNLMFGIDESAGLDALALLP, from the coding sequence ATGGTGAGGGTCGGAATCGTCGGCGGCACGGGATATACGGGTGCGGAGCTCTTGAGGATCTTGGCACGGCACCCCGCTGCTGAGCTGGCGGTCATCACGTCGCGGAGCGAGGCAGGGATCCGCGTTGCCGAGATGTTTCCTCATCTGCGGGGACGGCTGGATCTCGAGTTCACCGTGCCCGACGATGGCGCGCTGGCTGAATGCGACCTCGTTTTTTTCGCCACGCCGAACGGAACGGCCATGAAGGCGGTGCCGGATCTGCTCGGGCGCGGCGTGCGTGTGGTCGATCTGGCTGCCGACTTTCGTCTGAAGGATCCAGGTCTCTGGGAGACCTGGTACGGCATGCCTCATGCCTGTCCCGAGCTTTTGGCCGAGGCGGTCTACGGGTTGCCGGAGCTCAACCGGGATGACTTGCGCGGCGCACGACTGGTGGCGAATCCGGGTTGCTATCCGACGGCAGTGACACTCGGGTTTCTGCCTCTGCTCGCCGCCGGTGTGGTCGACCCGACCTGGTTGATTGCCGATGCAAAGTCCGGCGTGAGCGGTGCCGGGCGCAAGGCGACGACGGGTTTGTTGATGGCCGAGGTCGGCGAAAGCTTCAAGGCGTATTCCGTCACCGGGCATCGACATGCTCCGGAGATCCGCCAGAACCTGGAACGCTTTTCCGGTGCGGAACTGAATCTGACCTTCGTGCCCCATTTGGTCCCGATGATCCGTGGGATCGAGGCGACGCTCTATGCGCGCTTGACCCGACCCGACGTTGATCTCGACGACCTCTTCTCGACCTATTACGCGAACGAGCCCTTCGTGGATCCGATGCCGGGCGGGGCGCATCCGGATACCCGCTCGGTGCGTGGTGCAAACCTCTGCCGGATGGCGGCGACGCGCCAAGGTGACTCCGGTGTGGTCGTTGTCCAGTCCGTGATCGACAATCTGGTGAAGGGCGCGGCAGGGCAGGCGGTTCAGAACATGAATCTGATGTTCGGCATCGACGAATCGGCCGGGCTGGATGCGTTGGCTCTCCTACCCTGA
- a CDS encoding HesB/IscA family protein has translation MSAVLNEIELTLTAPAQAKMADLFEQVDDNVQGVRVFATPGGCSGISFGMTFTDAINDDDGVLAFDGFKVVVDDGTLPYLRGVEIDFVDQGDGNATFVFNNLPQLGGGGGCGSCGSSSSSGGGCS, from the coding sequence ATGTCCGCGGTATTGAATGAAATAGAGCTGACGCTGACCGCGCCGGCTCAGGCGAAGATGGCCGATCTGTTCGAGCAAGTCGACGACAACGTGCAAGGCGTGCGTGTGTTTGCGACGCCCGGGGGCTGCAGCGGCATCAGTTTCGGGATGACCTTCACCGACGCCATCAACGACGACGACGGCGTCTTGGCATTCGACGGCTTCAAGGTCGTAGTCGACGACGGTACGCTGCCCTATCTGCGCGGTGTCGAGATCGACTTCGTCGATCAAGGCGACGGCAACGCGACCTTCGTCTTCAACAATCTTCCGCAGCTCGGCGGCGGCGGAGGCTGCGGCTCTTGCGGGTCATCGTCGTCCTCGGGCGGCGGCTGCTCCTGA
- the thiD gene encoding bifunctional hydroxymethylpyrimidine kinase/phosphomethylpyrimidine kinase, whose amino-acid sequence MRTLNDRPVVLCVGGHDPSGGAGIIADAEAVRAAGAFPVTVISALTEQNTCGLSRIYPQAPEHVEGQCRALLRDCSPSALKIGMIGSAPLIDLLGALIDENPDLPVVLDPVLGSGAGQRVADAAVVDRLRVGLIRRSTLVTPNLPEAQTLTGALDPSECATRLLALGAGWVLITGTHDDTADVTNWLFNADGLQQRLDWPRLPGDYHGSGCTLASAIAARLALGATMQEAVAEAQAYTWESLDRALRTGRCQLTPNRLYALDR is encoded by the coding sequence ATGCGTACCCTCAACGACCGACCCGTCGTCCTCTGCGTCGGCGGCCATGACCCGAGCGGCGGAGCGGGTATTATTGCCGACGCCGAGGCCGTGCGGGCTGCGGGCGCCTTCCCGGTCACCGTGATCAGCGCACTGACCGAGCAAAACACCTGCGGGCTTTCGCGCATCTATCCGCAAGCCCCGGAGCACGTCGAAGGGCAGTGCCGCGCTCTCTTGCGCGACTGCAGCCCGAGCGCACTCAAGATCGGGATGATCGGCAGCGCCCCGCTGATCGACCTGCTCGGCGCCCTGATCGACGAAAACCCCGATCTTCCGGTCGTCCTCGACCCCGTGCTGGGCAGCGGCGCCGGACAACGGGTCGCGGACGCCGCCGTGGTGGATCGGTTGCGCGTGGGCCTGATTCGTCGCAGCACGCTCGTCACGCCGAATCTGCCGGAGGCGCAAACCTTGACCGGTGCACTCGATCCAAGCGAGTGCGCGACGCGCCTACTCGCGCTTGGCGCAGGATGGGTTCTGATCACGGGCACGCATGACGACACGGCCGACGTCACCAATTGGCTGTTCAACGCCGATGGTCTTCAACAACGCCTGGACTGGCCGCGCTTGCCCGGCGACTATCACGGTTCGGGCTGCACGCTGGCGAGCGCGATCGCCGCCCGCCTCGCGCTCGGGGCGACAATGCAGGAGGCCGTCGCCGAAGCCCAAGCCTATACCTGGGAGAGCCTCGATCGGGCGCTCCGGACCGGCCGCTGTCAACTGACACCGAATCGTCTTTACGCACTCGACCGATGA
- a CDS encoding peptidoglycan D,D-transpeptidase FtsI family protein has protein sequence MTYSLDPELWPLIRVALHVGFFFTAAYLLRSIFNARQATELRHLPRAKWSARVPIVLLALLFTGILVYQATWQLIGASRPQFIAFMQLHDRRELNPAHRIMRGRILDHRGEVLAYSEEILGQVYRLYPDGPAFAHVVGYSHPWFGASGMESVANVRLNGGAPDGLGDWRKLGRQLVTQDKRPRGQDLTLTLDAELQRTAFGLLEGKKGAIVLLQPDNGAIRTLVSAPSYDPNRITPALFQDSGPSAALLNRATQGLYPPGSSFKILLAALALEKGFSGTLECPADGFTTSTRYRKIRDHDYYTARKSGSTWAGHGRIDLGTAFARSSNVFFAQLGVRYGHDAFYAMTERMQLNRRIVLHETPYGAWSMRTGEIRRLDPSDQYGLAQMSIGQGAALVTPAHMALIASAVGNRGLAVRPRLIETDEPAPLAYFMSTSVAERISVMLRQVVISGTGRGIDTPRLAIAGKTGTAENPHGASHSWFVGFAPAHRPQLAVAVLVEHGGYGSATAAPIARDLLLRAVDLGLIE, from the coding sequence ATGACGTATTCCCTGGACCCGGAGCTCTGGCCGCTCATTCGCGTGGCGCTGCATGTCGGCTTCTTTTTTACTGCTGCCTATCTGCTCCGGTCGATCTTCAACGCCCGCCAGGCCACCGAGCTGCGACATCTGCCGCGCGCCAAATGGTCCGCGCGGGTTCCGATCGTGCTCTTGGCGCTCCTGTTCACAGGGATCCTGGTCTATCAAGCGACATGGCAGCTGATCGGCGCCTCTCGCCCGCAATTCATCGCCTTTATGCAGCTTCACGACAGGCGTGAGCTGAACCCGGCCCATCGGATCATGCGCGGGCGGATCCTCGATCATCGCGGCGAGGTACTCGCCTACAGCGAGGAGATTCTCGGGCAGGTGTATCGCCTCTATCCCGACGGGCCTGCCTTCGCGCATGTGGTGGGATATAGCCACCCCTGGTTCGGGGCTTCGGGGATGGAGTCGGTGGCGAACGTGCGACTCAACGGCGGAGCGCCGGATGGACTCGGCGACTGGCGGAAGCTCGGTCGCCAGCTCGTGACGCAGGACAAGCGCCCGCGCGGACAAGACCTGACACTCACGCTCGATGCCGAGCTCCAGCGAACGGCCTTCGGTCTCCTCGAGGGAAAGAAGGGGGCGATCGTGCTTTTGCAGCCCGACAACGGGGCAATCCGCACGCTCGTCAGCGCCCCCTCCTACGATCCGAACCGGATCACACCGGCGCTCTTCCAGGATTCCGGCCCAAGCGCAGCCTTGTTGAACCGCGCCACTCAGGGTCTCTATCCACCGGGCTCGAGCTTCAAGATCCTGCTGGCCGCCTTAGCGCTGGAGAAGGGTTTCTCCGGGACGCTCGAATGTCCTGCGGACGGCTTCACGACCTCAACGCGCTATCGAAAGATCCGAGACCATGACTACTATACGGCCAGGAAAAGCGGCTCGACTTGGGCGGGTCACGGGCGCATCGATCTCGGCACAGCGTTCGCCCGATCCTCAAACGTCTTTTTCGCGCAGCTCGGCGTGCGTTACGGCCACGACGCCTTTTATGCCATGACCGAGCGGATGCAGCTCAATCGCCGGATTGTCCTGCACGAGACGCCCTACGGCGCCTGGTCGATGCGCACGGGCGAGATCCGGCGACTCGATCCCTCCGACCAGTATGGACTCGCCCAGATGTCGATCGGTCAGGGCGCCGCCCTCGTGACACCGGCACACATGGCGCTCATTGCCTCCGCGGTCGGCAACCGGGGCCTCGCCGTCAGACCGCGGTTGATCGAGACGGACGAACCCGCGCCTTTGGCCTATTTCATGAGCACGTCGGTTGCCGAACGCATATCGGTCATGCTGCGACAGGTGGTGATCAGCGGGACCGGTCGCGGGATCGATACCCCTCGACTCGCGATCGCGGGAAAAACCGGCACCGCCGAGAACCCGCACGGCGCATCGCACAGCTGGTTTGTGGGCTTTGCACCCGCCCATCGGCCTCAGCTTGCGGTGGCCGTGTTGGTCGAGCATGGAGGCTATGGATCCGCAACTGCTGCGCCGATTGCACGGGATCTCCTGTTGCGGGCGGTCGATTTGGGGTTGATCGAGTGA
- the erpA gene encoding iron-sulfur cluster insertion protein ErpA — translation MTTDVAADLPLVFTTSAASKVAQLISEEGNPSLMLRVYIQGGGCSGFQYGFTFDEEIQDGDTEVVTDGVTLLVDPMSLQYLMGSEIDYTEGLQGAQFVIRNPNATTTCGCGSSFST, via the coding sequence ATGACGACTGACGTTGCCGCTGATTTACCGCTGGTTTTTACCACCTCCGCCGCGTCCAAGGTGGCTCAATTGATCTCCGAGGAGGGTAACCCTTCGTTGATGCTCCGGGTTTACATCCAGGGGGGCGGGTGTTCGGGCTTCCAATACGGCTTTACGTTCGATGAAGAGATCCAGGACGGCGACACCGAGGTCGTTACGGACGGCGTCACCTTGCTGGTTGACCCCATGAGCCTCCAGTATCTAATGGGCTCCGAGATCGATTACACAGAAGGCCTGCAGGGCGCTCAGTTCGTGATCCGCAATCCCAACGCGACCACCACCTGCGGTTGCGGCTCGTCGTTCTCGACCTAA